From Meiothermus sp. QL-1, the proteins below share one genomic window:
- the hpaB gene encoding 4-hydroxyphenylacetate 3-monooxygenase, oxygenase component yields MARNGKEYLEALKENPPNLWYKGERVQDPTTHPVFRGITHALASLYDLQHDPRYRETLTYEEGKERYPVSLLPAQSREDVARRGAAYKVWADAHLGMMGRSPDYLNAVLMAFEKSAEFFGPFAENVRRYVQYVRERDLCTTHCLTNPQVNRARGNLELPDPYIPLGVVRETPKGIVVRGARMLSTLPTADELLVFPSTLLKAEPGAEKYAIAFAIPTHTPGLHFISREGLRGGDSSFDHPLSSRLEEMDCLTVFDEVFVPWERVFIYKDLERCNTAYAETGALMHMAHQVVVLKNAKTEAFLGLISLMAEAIGADVYPHVQEKVAEVIIYLEAMRGLWARAERDARPNAYGLYCPDRGALDGARNLYPRLYPRIHEIVQQIAASGLITLPSEADFEAPIAPYLEKFLQSATLPARERVQLFRLAWDMTLSGFGARQVLYERFFFGDPVRMHQTLFSVYDKEPYKARIREFLGWQKKPEPEVVAG; encoded by the coding sequence ATGGCGCGCAACGGTAAGGAGTACCTGGAAGCCCTAAAGGAAAACCCGCCCAACCTTTGGTACAAGGGCGAGCGGGTGCAAGACCCCACCACCCACCCTGTCTTCAGGGGCATCACCCACGCCCTGGCCAGCCTCTACGACCTGCAGCACGACCCCCGCTACCGCGAAACCCTAACCTACGAGGAAGGCAAGGAGCGCTACCCTGTAAGCCTGCTGCCGGCGCAAAGCCGGGAGGACGTGGCCCGCCGAGGGGCTGCCTACAAGGTCTGGGCCGACGCCCACCTGGGCATGATGGGCCGCAGCCCCGACTACCTCAACGCGGTGCTGATGGCCTTTGAGAAGAGCGCCGAGTTCTTTGGGCCCTTCGCCGAGAACGTACGCCGCTACGTGCAGTACGTGCGCGAGCGGGACCTCTGCACCACCCACTGCCTCACCAACCCCCAGGTGAACCGGGCCAGGGGCAACCTCGAGCTGCCCGACCCCTACATTCCCCTGGGGGTGGTGCGCGAGACGCCAAAGGGCATCGTAGTGCGCGGCGCGCGGATGCTCTCCACCCTGCCCACCGCCGACGAGCTGCTGGTCTTCCCCTCTACCCTGCTCAAGGCGGAGCCGGGGGCCGAGAAGTACGCCATCGCCTTCGCCATCCCCACCCACACCCCCGGGCTCCACTTCATAAGCCGGGAGGGGCTCAGGGGCGGGGACTCGAGCTTCGACCACCCCCTGAGCAGCCGGCTGGAGGAGATGGACTGCCTGACGGTCTTCGACGAGGTCTTCGTGCCGTGGGAGCGGGTCTTCATCTACAAAGACCTGGAGCGCTGCAACACCGCCTACGCCGAGACCGGGGCCCTGATGCACATGGCCCACCAGGTGGTGGTGCTCAAAAACGCCAAGACCGAGGCCTTTTTAGGGCTCATCTCGCTCATGGCCGAGGCGATTGGGGCCGACGTCTACCCCCACGTGCAGGAGAAGGTGGCCGAGGTCATCATCTACCTGGAGGCCATGCGGGGGCTCTGGGCCCGGGCCGAGCGGGACGCCAGGCCCAACGCCTACGGCCTCTACTGCCCCGACCGGGGGGCCCTCGACGGGGCGCGCAACCTCTACCCCAGGCTCTACCCCCGCATCCACGAGATCGTGCAGCAGATCGCGGCCTCGGGCCTTATCACCCTACCCTCCGAGGCCGACTTCGAAGCCCCCATCGCCCCCTACCTGGAAAAATTCCTGCAGTCGGCCACCCTGCCCGCGCGCGAGCGGGTGCAGCTCTTCCGCCTGGCCTGGGACATGACCCTCTCGGGCTTCGGGGCCCGTCAGGTGCTCTACGAGCGCTTCTTCTTCGGCGACCCGGTGCGCATGCACCAGACCCTTTTCTCGGTCTACGACAAGGAGCCCTACAAGGCGCGCATCCGGGAGTTCCTGGGCTGGCAGAAAAAGCCCGAGCCCGAGGTGGTAGCCGGATGA
- the hpaE gene encoding 5-carboxymethyl-2-hydroxymuconate semialdehyde dehydrogenase, with amino-acid sequence MKLAEKTPAITPEFIAQVRQRVARQTVPHFINGAFVPGERGEVFETLDPSDNQVLARVYRGHAQDVDKAARAAKAAFVGWKKSAKTRKKYLLRLAELLEKHADELAVLECLDAGQVLRIVRAQVARAAENFSFYAEWAERAMEGQTFPVDDTWLNYSVRVPVGVCGIITPWNAPLMLSTWRIAPALAFGNTVVLKPAEWSPLTAWKLAEIFQEADLPPGVFNVVQGFGEEAGDAVVRHPDIPLIAFTGETTTGALITQNSAPLLKRLSLELGGKSPVIIFEDADLERALDATVFQIYSFNGERCTASSRALVQENLFDAFVERLAERAARIRVGHPLDPETEVGPLIHPEHLARVLRYVEIGKQESRHVFGGERIGSEGNYIRPGVFVAENHHTIAQEEIFGPILTVIPFKDEADALEKANHSKYGLAAYVWTKDLSRAHRMALHLEAGMTWINAHNVRHLPTPFGGVKFSGTHREGGAHSLEFYTELKHIAVPLVDPPIPRFG; translated from the coding sequence GTGAAGCTAGCGGAGAAAACCCCAGCCATAACCCCTGAGTTCATCGCCCAGGTGCGGCAGCGGGTGGCCCGCCAGACCGTGCCCCACTTCATCAACGGGGCCTTCGTACCGGGGGAGCGGGGCGAGGTCTTCGAGACGCTTGACCCATCCGACAACCAGGTGCTCGCCCGGGTCTACAGGGGCCACGCCCAGGACGTGGACAAAGCCGCCAGGGCCGCCAAGGCTGCCTTTGTGGGCTGGAAAAAAAGCGCCAAGACCCGCAAGAAGTACCTGCTCCGCCTGGCCGAGCTTTTGGAAAAGCACGCCGACGAGCTCGCGGTGCTGGAGTGCCTGGATGCTGGGCAGGTGCTCAGGATCGTGCGGGCCCAGGTGGCCCGGGCCGCCGAGAACTTCAGCTTCTACGCCGAGTGGGCCGAGCGGGCCATGGAAGGGCAGACCTTCCCGGTGGACGACACCTGGCTCAACTACTCGGTGCGGGTGCCGGTGGGGGTCTGCGGCATCATTACCCCCTGGAACGCGCCGCTGATGCTCTCCACCTGGCGGATCGCCCCGGCCCTGGCCTTCGGCAACACCGTGGTGCTGAAGCCCGCGGAGTGGTCGCCCCTCACGGCCTGGAAGCTGGCGGAAATCTTCCAGGAGGCCGACCTGCCCCCAGGCGTCTTCAACGTGGTGCAGGGGTTCGGGGAGGAGGCCGGGGACGCGGTGGTGCGCCACCCGGATATCCCCCTCATCGCCTTCACCGGCGAGACCACCACCGGGGCCCTCATCACCCAGAACAGCGCCCCCCTGCTCAAGCGGCTTTCCCTCGAGCTCGGCGGTAAGTCGCCGGTGATCATCTTCGAGGACGCCGACTTGGAGCGGGCCCTGGACGCCACCGTCTTCCAGATCTACAGCTTCAACGGCGAGCGCTGCACCGCGAGCAGCCGCGCGCTGGTACAGGAAAACCTCTTCGATGCGTTCGTGGAGCGTCTGGCCGAACGTGCGGCCCGCATCAGGGTGGGCCACCCCCTGGACCCCGAGACCGAGGTGGGGCCCCTCATCCACCCCGAGCACCTGGCCCGGGTGCTCCGCTACGTGGAAATCGGCAAGCAGGAGTCCAGGCACGTCTTCGGCGGGGAGCGGATAGGCAGCGAGGGCAACTACATTCGCCCCGGGGTTTTCGTGGCCGAGAACCATCACACCATCGCCCAGGAGGAGATCTTCGGCCCCATCCTGACCGTCATCCCCTTCAAGGACGAGGCCGATGCGCTGGAGAAGGCCAACCACTCCAAGTACGGCCTGGCCGCCTATGTCTGGACCAAAGACCTCTCGCGGGCCCACCGCATGGCCCTGCACCTAGAGGCCGGCATGACCTGGATCAACGCCCACAACGTGCGCCACCTGCCCACCCCCTTCGGCGGGGTCAAGTTCTCGGGCACCCACCGCGAGGGCGGGGCGCACAGCCTGGAGTTCTACACCGAGCTCAAGCACATCGCCGTTCCTCTCGTCGACCCCCCCATCCCCAGGTTCGGCTAA
- a CDS encoding fumarylacetoacetate hydrolase family protein — MKRARFIAKGRLLEGYLQGGMLVDPAGEAHRPEEVQWLLPVVPSKVIALALNFAEHAEEFGLRKPEEPALFWKPNSSLLPHRGTVIYPRGARFMHFECELAVIIGRPMRRVKAREAMDYVGGYTIANDLVVRDYVSNTFRPPIRAKGWDTFGPLGPYYVSADEVPDPHNLWMRAYVNDELRQEASTRGMLFSIPEILEYISRFMTLEAGDVILTGTPRGISQVRPGDVMRMEIEGLGALENPIEQESEWAEPVVGEEGDRSVV, encoded by the coding sequence ATGAAACGGGCCCGCTTTATCGCCAAAGGCCGCCTGCTGGAGGGGTACCTGCAGGGGGGGATGCTCGTGGACCCTGCCGGGGAGGCCCATCGCCCTGAGGAGGTGCAGTGGCTGCTGCCGGTGGTGCCCAGCAAGGTCATCGCCCTGGCCCTCAACTTCGCCGAGCACGCCGAGGAGTTCGGCCTGCGGAAGCCCGAGGAACCAGCCCTCTTCTGGAAGCCCAACAGCTCGCTGCTTCCCCACCGGGGCACCGTGATCTACCCCCGGGGGGCCCGGTTCATGCACTTCGAGTGCGAGCTGGCGGTCATCATCGGGCGCCCCATGCGGCGGGTCAAGGCCAGGGAGGCCATGGACTACGTGGGCGGCTACACCATCGCCAACGACCTGGTGGTGCGCGACTATGTCAGCAACACCTTCCGCCCCCCCATCCGGGCCAAGGGCTGGGATACCTTCGGCCCCCTGGGGCCCTACTACGTGAGTGCGGACGAGGTTCCTGACCCCCACAACCTCTGGATGCGGGCCTACGTCAACGACGAGCTGCGCCAGGAGGCCAGCACCCGGGGGATGCTCTTCAGCATCCCGGAGATTCTGGAGTACATCAGCCGCTTCATGACCCTAGAGGCCGGGGACGTGATTCTGACCGGCACCCCCAGGGGCATCTCGCAGGTGCGCCCGGGCGACGTGATGCGGATGGAGATCGAGGGGCTCGGGGCGCTGGAAAACCCCATTGAGCAGGAAAGCGAGTGGGCCGAGCCCGTAGTGGGGGAAGAGGGCGACCGGTCGGTGGTGTAG
- the hpaI gene encoding 2,4-dihydroxyhept-2-ene-1,7-dioic acid aldolase, with protein MVEFKGSVVPLITPFKNGNLDEAALERLIERQIEAGSHALSVGGTTGEPGTLSLEEREYLIERALFFIRGRVPLLAGTGSLRLDETLRLTRAAQRMGAQGALVITPYYVKPNPEGLYRFFGQVAASVPELPIVLYNIPGRTGVEIGIETVARLRREFKNIVGLKHSSKDMEYVSALLRRVGRDFQVYCGLEALTFPMMCVGAVGTIAATANWLPRETAALCQLALEGRYQEARELHYYLLEANEAVFWDTNPIPLKTVLAWMGLCEKEWREPLGPTTPEIEARLRQMAQAYGLLPAQDPPVLPDPSRKQYV; from the coding sequence ATGGTGGAGTTCAAAGGCAGCGTCGTACCCCTGATTACCCCGTTCAAGAATGGCAACCTCGATGAGGCCGCGCTGGAGCGGCTCATCGAGCGGCAGATCGAGGCCGGGTCCCACGCCTTGAGCGTGGGGGGCACCACCGGCGAGCCCGGCACCCTGAGCCTGGAGGAGCGCGAGTACCTGATTGAGCGGGCCCTCTTCTTCATCCGCGGCCGGGTACCCCTCCTGGCCGGCACCGGCAGCCTGCGGCTGGACGAGACCCTGAGGCTGACCCGCGCAGCCCAGAGAATGGGGGCCCAGGGGGCGCTGGTCATCACCCCCTACTACGTCAAGCCCAACCCAGAAGGCCTATACCGCTTCTTCGGCCAGGTGGCGGCCAGCGTGCCTGAGCTGCCCATCGTGCTCTACAACATCCCGGGGCGAACCGGGGTGGAGATCGGCATAGAAACCGTGGCCCGGCTGCGGCGCGAATTCAAGAACATCGTGGGGCTCAAGCACTCCTCCAAGGACATGGAGTACGTCTCGGCCCTGCTGCGCCGGGTGGGGCGGGACTTCCAGGTCTACTGCGGCCTGGAGGCCCTCACCTTCCCCATGATGTGCGTGGGCGCGGTGGGCACCATTGCCGCCACCGCCAACTGGCTGCCCAGGGAGACCGCCGCGCTCTGCCAGCTTGCCCTCGAGGGCCGCTACCAGGAGGCCCGGGAGCTTCACTACTACCTCCTCGAGGCCAACGAGGCGGTCTTCTGGGACACCAACCCCATCCCGCTCAAGACCGTGCTCGCCTGGATGGGCCTCTGCGAGAAGGAGTGGCGCGAACCCCTGGGGCCCACCACCCCCGAGATCGAGGCCCGGCTGCGCCAGATGGCCCAGGCCTATGGCCTCCTACCGGCCCAGGACCCCCCAGTCCTGCCCGACCCCTCGAGGAAGCAGTACGTATGA
- the hpaR gene encoding homoprotocatechuate degradation operon regulator HpaR — protein sequence MTTLPPDAARLLRDLTHSLPMALLRTREAVVQRFRKVLSRHRLTEQQWRVMRALDGKEGLEISLLAEQCRILLPSMSGILRRMEQRGLVQRRANQADGRSVCVALTPAAQALVERIKPEVVAVYAEIEQLLGKEKLELLYALLEELEQGLSQGGS from the coding sequence ATGACCACCCTTCCCCCAGATGCAGCCCGCCTCCTGCGCGACCTAACCCACTCCTTGCCCATGGCCCTCCTGCGCACCCGCGAGGCGGTGGTGCAGCGTTTTCGCAAGGTGCTCTCCCGCCACCGCCTAACTGAACAACAATGGCGGGTGATGCGGGCTTTGGACGGTAAGGAAGGGCTGGAGATATCGCTTTTGGCCGAGCAGTGCCGCATTCTCTTGCCCAGCATGAGCGGCATCCTGCGCCGCATGGAGCAGCGCGGGCTGGTGCAGCGCCGGGCCAACCAGGCCGATGGCCGCAGCGTGTGCGTGGCCCTCACGCCGGCCGCGCAGGCCCTGGTGGAGCGGATCAAGCCCGAGGTGGTGGCGGTCTACGCCGAGATTGAGCAGCTTCTGGGGAAGGAAAAGCTCGAGCTCCTCTACGCCCTTTTGGAGGAGCTGGAGCAAGGGCTCAGTCAGGGAGGCAGTTAG
- a CDS encoding GNAT family N-acetyltransferase: protein MLAVELRPLAMSDLARVISWSQDEAFCLANGWPLGLSPEKLQDWFVRLLNNPPADLVRRGIVLRSQEHPEGLLVGFVDLRDLNPLERRARLRIAIGEESHRGQGVGYAAGRAMLAYGFGELGLERITAEVQGSNVPMRHLLEKLGFRLEGILRRHETRQGVKEDLYLYGMLREEFEEANRFLPPNCLPD from the coding sequence ATGCTGGCGGTGGAGCTGCGCCCCCTGGCGATGAGCGACCTGGCCCGGGTGATCTCCTGGAGCCAGGACGAGGCCTTTTGCCTGGCCAACGGCTGGCCGCTGGGGCTCTCGCCCGAAAAACTGCAGGACTGGTTCGTGCGCTTGCTGAACAACCCCCCCGCCGACCTGGTGCGCCGGGGCATCGTACTTCGCAGCCAGGAGCACCCCGAGGGTCTGCTGGTGGGCTTTGTCGACCTGCGCGACCTGAACCCCCTGGAGCGGCGCGCCCGGCTGCGCATCGCCATCGGGGAGGAAAGCCACCGCGGGCAGGGGGTGGGCTATGCGGCCGGGCGGGCCATGCTGGCCTACGGCTTCGGCGAGCTGGGACTGGAGCGCATCACCGCCGAGGTGCAGGGCTCTAACGTGCCCATGCGCCACCTCCTGGAAAAACTCGGCTTCCGGTTGGAGGGCATCCTGCGGCGGCACGAAACCCGGCAGGGTGTAAAGGAAGACCTCTACCTATACGGGATGCTGCGCGAAGAATTCGAGGAGGCGAACCGCTTCCTGCCCCCTAACTGCCTCCCTGACTGA
- a CDS encoding ABC-F family ATP-binding cassette domain-containing protein — protein MATSGRFPLLRLLEGEKAFGERVLFKGANLWLVARERAALVGPNGAGKSTLFRVLAGQVGLDGGRLWRASGVQVFYLPQDFRPTGGLVHELAYAVTPLARLERALESAPSEQWGELWAQRRALAFWKGRVERVLRALGLEALRHRSADGLSGGEGVRLGLALAFLSGAEVLLLDEPTTHLDLPLRLGLEELLRAYPGAVGFISHDRALLHGVASTVYHLEAGVLFRVAGGYATYLQERERIRRTVEKARAEAEKERERLLRVLPDRRRPGVDRRVRERRALRRRAARIEAPDPLPPERRWSLEIAAEGAPRLVLEARDLAKAYPGRGPVLRRATLRLFRGDRVALVGPNGAGKTTLLRLLLGLEPPEAGERTLGLGVRVAYLDQHHHGLVPEEPLFAQFAARFGEARAAALLGRLGFRPPHWHSPPARLSGGERARAGLALLSALRAGLLVLDEPTNHLELELLEALERALVDYPGTLLFVSHDRTLVQRVATRFWGLEEGVLVEYPSYAEAEAAMLGRPALRIDPCGEPTLEPPPPERDLEEERLALLERLDGPLSARSLARLRADLLALEEALFLHYAQVYYRPHPYRYRVVQEGLEVFAEEELGLWQFWSREGVVFAEARGPALYLEGQPSPRMLRAIWRMALELIGLGEVVGAGHPGCAEPAGRRPPPAPQG, from the coding sequence GTGGCTACCTCCGGCCGTTTTCCCCTGCTGCGCCTGCTGGAGGGAGAGAAGGCCTTTGGGGAGCGGGTCTTGTTCAAAGGAGCGAACCTCTGGCTTGTGGCCCGCGAACGGGCCGCCCTGGTAGGGCCCAACGGTGCAGGAAAGAGCACGCTGTTCCGGGTCCTGGCCGGCCAGGTGGGGCTGGATGGGGGGCGGCTTTGGCGGGCTTCTGGGGTGCAGGTTTTCTACCTGCCCCAGGACTTCCGCCCCACGGGGGGGCTTGTGCACGAGCTGGCCTACGCGGTCACCCCGCTTGCCCGCCTGGAGCGGGCGCTGGAGTCGGCCCCTTCCGAGCAGTGGGGCGAGCTGTGGGCGCAGCGCAGGGCCCTTGCTTTTTGGAAGGGGCGGGTGGAGCGGGTTCTGCGGGCGCTGGGGCTGGAGGCTTTGCGCCATCGGTCCGCCGATGGGCTCTCGGGGGGGGAGGGGGTGCGGCTGGGGCTGGCTTTGGCCTTTCTTTCCGGGGCCGAGGTGCTGCTCCTAGACGAGCCCACCACCCACCTGGACCTGCCCTTGCGCCTGGGGCTGGAAGAGCTGCTGCGGGCCTACCCCGGTGCGGTGGGCTTTATCAGCCACGACCGGGCCCTTTTGCACGGGGTGGCCTCCACCGTTTACCACCTCGAGGCCGGGGTGCTTTTCCGGGTGGCGGGCGGCTACGCGACCTACCTGCAGGAGCGCGAGCGCATCCGCCGCACCGTCGAAAAGGCCCGGGCCGAGGCGGAGAAGGAGCGCGAGCGGCTTTTGCGGGTGCTGCCCGATAGACGCCGGCCCGGGGTGGACCGGCGGGTGCGCGAGCGGCGGGCCCTGCGCCGGCGGGCTGCGCGGATCGAGGCCCCCGACCCCCTGCCCCCCGAGCGGCGCTGGAGCCTGGAAATTGCTGCGGAAGGTGCCCCCCGGCTGGTCCTCGAGGCCCGCGACCTGGCCAAGGCCTACCCCGGCCGAGGACCGGTGCTGCGCCGGGCTACCCTGCGCCTTTTCCGCGGCGATCGGGTGGCGCTGGTGGGGCCCAACGGGGCGGGCAAAACCACCCTGCTGCGTCTTTTGCTGGGCCTGGAGCCGCCCGAGGCAGGGGAGCGGACCCTGGGGCTGGGGGTGCGGGTGGCCTACCTCGACCAGCATCACCACGGCCTGGTGCCAGAAGAGCCGCTTTTCGCCCAGTTCGCGGCCCGCTTTGGGGAGGCTCGGGCCGCCGCCCTTCTGGGCCGGCTGGGCTTTCGTCCGCCCCACTGGCACAGCCCGCCGGCCCGCCTCTCCGGGGGCGAGCGGGCCCGGGCGGGCCTGGCCCTGCTCTCGGCCCTGCGGGCCGGCCTGCTGGTGCTGGACGAGCCCACCAACCACCTGGAGCTCGAGCTCCTGGAGGCCCTCGAGCGAGCCCTGGTCGATTATCCCGGCACCCTTCTTTTCGTCTCCCACGACCGCACCCTGGTGCAGAGGGTGGCCACCCGGTTCTGGGGGCTGGAAGAGGGGGTGCTGGTGGAGTACCCCAGCTACGCCGAGGCCGAGGCTGCGATGCTGGGCCGGCCGGCCTTGCGAATCGACCCCTGCGGCGAGCCTACGCTCGAGCCCCCTCCACCCGAGCGCGACCTGGAGGAGGAGCGCCTGGCCTTGCTGGAGCGTTTGGATGGCCCCTTGTCTGCGCGCAGCCTCGCCCGCCTGCGGGCCGACCTTCTGGCCCTGGAGGAGGCCCTTTTCCTCCACTACGCCCAGGTCTACTACCGCCCCCATCCCTACCGCTACCGGGTGGTCCAGGAGGGGCTGGAGGTCTTTGCCGAGGAGGAGCTGGGCCTTTGGCAGTTCTGGAGCCGGGAGGGGGTGGTCTTTGCCGAGGCCCGGGGCCCTGCCCTCTACCTGGAAGGGCAGCCCAGCCCGCGCATGCTGCGGGCCATCTGGCGGATGGCCCTCGAGCTCATCGGGCTGGGGGAGGTGGTGGGGGCTGGGCACCCAGGCTGCGCAGAACCAGCCGGCCGTAGGCCTCCGCCAGCTCCGCAAGGCTGA
- a CDS encoding TetR/AcrR family transcriptional regulator: MASRSPGEKTSRRDEILRAAGRLFSRRGFHATSMRDLARAVNLQGGSLYAHITSKEEVLFELVNRAADEFLEGARAVPEGLAPKERLLRLVRSHLQVIARELDHATVFFHEWKFLSPAMQAQIKARRDEYEEHFYRAIEAGVREGEFQVEDARLATLFVLSALNWTYHWYRPGGRLSLAELAEAYGRLVLRSLGAQPPPPPPAR, translated from the coding sequence GTGGCAAGCCGCTCACCAGGGGAAAAGACCAGCCGCCGGGACGAGATTCTGCGGGCCGCCGGGCGGCTTTTTAGTCGCCGGGGCTTCCACGCCACCTCCATGCGCGACCTGGCCAGAGCGGTCAACCTGCAGGGAGGGAGCCTTTACGCCCACATCACCTCCAAAGAGGAGGTGCTCTTCGAGCTGGTCAACCGCGCGGCGGACGAGTTCCTGGAAGGGGCGCGGGCGGTCCCCGAAGGCCTCGCCCCCAAAGAGCGGCTTCTACGGCTGGTGCGGTCCCACCTGCAGGTCATCGCGCGGGAGCTCGACCACGCCACGGTCTTTTTCCACGAGTGGAAGTTCCTGAGCCCCGCCATGCAGGCGCAAATCAAGGCCCGGCGCGACGAGTACGAGGAGCATTTCTACCGCGCCATCGAGGCGGGGGTGAGGGAGGGAGAGTTCCAGGTGGAGGATGCCCGGCTGGCCACCTTGTTCGTCCTCTCGGCGCTGAACTGGACCTACCACTGGTACCGTCCGGGGGGGAGGCTCAGCCTTGCGGAGCTGGCGGAGGCCTACGGCCGGCTGGTTCTGCGCAGCCTGGGTGCCCAGCCCCCACCACCTCCCCCAGCCCGATGA
- the acs gene encoding acetate--CoA ligase: MEKIEAVLKEERVFQPSEAFRKAAQINRLEEYEALYKESLEAPERFWSRVASELHWFQPWEKVLAWDPPKAQWFIGGKLNLAYNCLDRHLETRGNKAAIIFEGEPGDSRILTYQQLHREVCKFANVLKSLGVEKGDRVTIYLPMIPEAAIAMLACVRIGAVHSVVFGGFSASALADRINDAEAKVLITADGGWRRGSVVPLKANSDEALADAKSIKHVVVVRRTGQEVHMEPGRDHWYHELMANASPVCPAEPMDAEDPLFILYTSGSTGKPKGVLHTTGGYSVYTYLTARYIFDLKESDTYFCTADVGWITGHSYVVYGLLQNGATTLMYEGAPNFPDEGRIWSIIEKYRVNILYTAPTAIRAFMKWGEQWPRRYDLSSLRLLGSVGEPINPEAWLWYYRVIGQERCPIVDTWWQTETGGIMITTLPGVHPMKPGHAGKPFFGVEPEVVDTSGQPVTNPDEGGHLILKRPWPSMLRTVWGDPERFERQYFAQYPGRYFTGDGAKRDPEGYYMILGRVDDVLNVSGHRLGTMEIESALVAHPAVAEAAVVGRPDPIKGEGIVAFVTLKSGQTPSPELAQELRAHVVKMIGAIARPDEIRITDALPKTRSGKIMRRLLRQVASGEEIKGDTSTLEDRAVVERLRATSAQ; this comes from the coding sequence ATGGAAAAAATCGAAGCCGTCCTAAAAGAGGAAAGGGTCTTCCAGCCTTCCGAGGCCTTCCGGAAAGCGGCGCAGATCAACCGGCTTGAAGAGTACGAGGCGCTTTACAAGGAAAGCTTAGAGGCCCCCGAGCGCTTCTGGAGCCGGGTGGCTTCCGAGCTACACTGGTTCCAACCCTGGGAAAAAGTGCTGGCCTGGGACCCCCCCAAGGCTCAGTGGTTCATTGGGGGCAAGCTCAACCTCGCCTACAACTGCCTCGACCGGCACCTGGAAACCCGGGGCAACAAGGCCGCCATCATCTTTGAGGGGGAGCCGGGCGACTCGCGCATCCTCACCTACCAGCAGCTCCACCGCGAGGTCTGCAAGTTCGCCAACGTGCTCAAGTCCTTGGGGGTGGAGAAGGGCGACCGGGTCACCATCTACCTGCCTATGATTCCTGAAGCTGCCATCGCCATGCTGGCCTGCGTGCGAATCGGGGCGGTGCACTCGGTGGTCTTCGGGGGCTTCTCGGCCTCGGCCCTGGCCGACCGCATCAACGACGCCGAGGCCAAGGTGCTTATCACCGCCGATGGGGGCTGGCGCCGCGGCAGCGTGGTCCCCCTCAAGGCCAACAGCGACGAGGCCCTGGCCGACGCCAAGAGCATAAAGCACGTGGTGGTGGTAAGGCGCACCGGGCAGGAGGTCCACATGGAACCGGGCCGCGACCACTGGTACCACGAGCTCATGGCCAACGCCTCCCCAGTCTGCCCGGCCGAGCCCATGGACGCCGAGGACCCGCTCTTCATCCTCTACACCTCGGGCTCCACAGGCAAGCCCAAGGGGGTGCTGCACACCACCGGGGGCTACTCGGTCTACACCTACCTCACCGCGCGCTACATCTTCGACCTCAAGGAAAGCGACACCTACTTCTGCACCGCCGACGTGGGCTGGATCACCGGGCACAGCTACGTGGTCTATGGCCTCCTGCAAAACGGGGCCACCACCCTCATGTACGAGGGAGCCCCCAACTTCCCCGACGAGGGGCGCATCTGGAGCATCATCGAGAAGTACCGGGTGAACATCCTCTACACCGCCCCCACCGCCATCCGGGCCTTCATGAAGTGGGGCGAGCAGTGGCCGCGCAGGTACGACCTCAGCAGCCTGCGCCTGTTGGGCTCGGTGGGCGAGCCCATCAACCCCGAGGCCTGGCTCTGGTACTACCGGGTAATCGGCCAGGAGCGCTGCCCGATTGTGGACACCTGGTGGCAGACCGAGACCGGGGGCATCATGATCACCACCCTGCCCGGGGTGCATCCCATGAAGCCCGGCCACGCGGGTAAGCCCTTCTTCGGGGTAGAGCCCGAGGTCGTGGACACCTCCGGCCAGCCGGTCACCAACCCCGACGAGGGCGGCCACCTCATCCTCAAGCGGCCCTGGCCCTCCATGCTGCGCACGGTCTGGGGCGACCCCGAGCGCTTCGAGCGGCAGTACTTCGCCCAGTACCCCGGCCGCTACTTCACCGGCGACGGGGCCAAGCGCGACCCCGAGGGCTACTACATGATCCTGGGGCGGGTAGACGACGTGCTCAACGTCTCCGGCCACCGCCTGGGCACCATGGAGATCGAAAGCGCCCTGGTGGCCCACCCGGCGGTGGCCGAGGCTGCGGTGGTGGGGCGGCCCGACCCCATCAAGGGCGAGGGCATAGTGGCCTTCGTCACCCTCAAAAGCGGCCAGACCCCCAGCCCTGAGCTGGCCCAGGAGCTCCGGGCCCACGTGGTCAAGATGATCGGGGCCATCGCCCGGCCCGATGAGATTCGCATCACCGACGCCCTGCCCAAGACCCGCTCGGGCAAGATCATGCGCCGCCTGCTGCGGCAGGTGGCCTCGGGCGAGGAGATCAAGGGCGATACCAGCACCCTGGAAGACCGGGCCGTGGTGGAGCGGCTCCGGGCCACCTCAGCGCAGTAG